One region of Salinibacterium sp. TMP30 genomic DNA includes:
- a CDS encoding sugar ABC transporter substrate-binding protein produces the protein MKNATQRTTTAVAVASVLALGLAGCVGQGGPNTASGGDGSAQVPAEFCASQNADPTGVADLVKDESITADLKFWGWYNIVPQAVLDDFHEIYPNINVEFTDFNTSDTHTKLATSLAGGSGAPDMSMVQDRDAPRFYDLPLLDLSECLAPYKDTFPEFKWDKITTPAGNQQAVPWEADAGVLVYRTDLFDEYGIDPSSIETWDDYIAAGEKIDEASGGKTKMLMSLPIANDNGIAGHVMSDFNMMLNEQGGQYFNEDGEPALASPEGERALDLIREFREAGITLNDVASGQAEKVAFENDEVATILQQASVSFGLKGSLADMSGKWGVMPLPAFDEGGTRGAIRGGTSLAIPAQSTNPEAAWKFLEFWLLRVDSRWTNYETGGLVENLFLPAAEDPRFTAGDDYFGGQPFLQIVIDSAREAPQFNENIKTNQLESSFKQNVRDFLAGEGDSSSLLETVANETKQAQ, from the coding sequence ATGAAGAATGCAACACAACGCACAACCACGGCAGTCGCCGTCGCGAGTGTGCTGGCTCTCGGGCTAGCGGGCTGCGTCGGCCAAGGCGGTCCGAACACCGCATCGGGAGGCGATGGCAGCGCGCAAGTTCCTGCGGAATTCTGCGCTAGCCAAAACGCCGACCCCACAGGCGTCGCCGACCTTGTCAAGGATGAAAGCATCACCGCCGATCTGAAATTCTGGGGCTGGTACAACATCGTGCCACAGGCAGTACTCGATGACTTCCACGAGATCTACCCAAACATCAACGTGGAGTTCACTGACTTTAACACCAGTGATACGCACACGAAACTTGCCACTTCGCTTGCGGGCGGCTCAGGCGCTCCCGATATGTCAATGGTTCAAGATCGTGACGCTCCCCGCTTCTACGACCTCCCACTCCTCGACCTCTCTGAGTGCCTTGCTCCATACAAGGATACGTTCCCCGAATTCAAATGGGACAAAATTACGACACCAGCGGGGAACCAGCAGGCAGTTCCGTGGGAAGCTGATGCTGGAGTGCTTGTATATCGCACAGACTTGTTCGACGAATACGGCATCGACCCAAGCTCCATCGAAACCTGGGACGACTACATCGCCGCCGGCGAGAAGATCGATGAAGCGTCCGGTGGTAAAACCAAGATGCTCATGTCTCTTCCTATCGCAAATGACAACGGTATCGCTGGACACGTAATGAGTGACTTCAACATGATGCTGAACGAGCAGGGAGGACAGTACTTCAACGAGGACGGGGAACCTGCGCTTGCTTCACCCGAAGGTGAACGCGCGCTGGATTTGATTCGCGAGTTCCGCGAAGCCGGCATCACGCTCAATGACGTAGCTTCCGGGCAAGCCGAGAAGGTTGCGTTCGAGAATGACGAGGTCGCAACGATCCTCCAGCAGGCTTCGGTCTCGTTTGGGCTCAAGGGCTCGCTCGCAGACATGTCAGGAAAATGGGGCGTAATGCCACTCCCGGCATTCGATGAAGGCGGCACGCGCGGTGCGATTCGAGGCGGCACCAGTTTAGCAATCCCGGCCCAATCGACGAACCCGGAAGCCGCGTGGAAATTCCTCGAGTTCTGGCTACTCCGCGTCGATTCACGCTGGACAAACTACGAAACAGGAGGCCTCGTAGAGAACCTATTCCTCCCCGCGGCGGAAGACCCCCGCTTCACTGCAGGAGACGACTACTTCGGTGGTCAGCCGTTCCTGCAAATCGTGATTGATTCTGCACGAGAAGCTCCGCAGTTCAACGAAAACATCAAGACAAACCAGCTGGAAAGCTCGTTCAAACAGAATGTTCGAGACTTCCTGGCCGGCGAAGGTGATTCTTCGTCGCTCCTCGAGACAGTTGCGAACGAGACCAAGCAAGCTCAGTAA